A window of Plantibacter sp. PA-3-X8 genomic DNA:
CGGCGACGGTCGACAGGGCGTACGCGACGTTGCCGTCGTCGGAGCCGCTGCCGTTCGCGTATTCGACCCACTCGACGCCGTCGATGGTGACGGTTCCGGTGGGCCGGGCTTCGTCGAGCTCGGCGAGGAGCCAGGTGTCGTTGGCGTCCACTCCTTGGACGAGGCCGACGAACTCGTCGTCGGGGGAGATGAGTCCGACGTTCCATGAGCGGATGTCGGGTGTGCCGGCGACCGGTGAGGCTGCGGTGCGGACGTCGGCGTAGTTGCTGCCCCACTCGTCGCCGAGCTCGGGGGTGAGGAGTGGGACGGGGAGGTCGGGCTGCGCCTGACCGGCGAGCTGCGCGTAGTCGACGGTCGGGCGTTCCGGGGCCTCGCCTCGGGGCACGGCGAGCACGATCACGACCACGAGGCCGACCGTGGCCAGGAGCGACAGGACGAGGTTGTTGACGGTCTTGCGCGAGCGGTACAGGCGGGAGTTCTCCGCCTTGCGGTCGGCGGTCTCCTGCGGCGTCTCGGGGCGGCCGAGCTCGGCCACGACGCGCGGCGGCTTGGTGTCCTTCACCGCGATGCGTCCGGAGTGCCGGATCCGAGCTGGGCGGCGCGAGCCGCGTCCAGCCGTGCCTTCGCGCCGATCAGCCACTCCTCGCAGCGCTGGGCGAGCTGTTCGCCGCGCTCCCAGAGCCGGAGGGAGTCCTCGAGCGACGCCGAGCCCTGCTCCAGCTCGGACACGACACGCACGAGCTCGTCGCGTGCCTGCTCATAGCTGAGCTCCTGGACATCGGAGGGGGTTGGCATGCTTCTATCCTATTCGTCGTCGGTCCGGGCGGCAGCCGTGGCCGGGCCGGTACTGGAGGCGCCGATCGCGCCGGAGGCGAGGGTGACCAGGAGCTCCGTCCCGGCGGGGGCGTCGCCCTCCGCGCGGATGACCGCGCCGCCCGGGACGCCGGCCTCCGGGTCCGCTCGCTGGACGATGGCGTAGCCGCGGTCGAGCGTGCGCTGCGGCGACAGGGCGCGGAGGTGTGCGCGGAGTTCCGTGACCTCGCGCTGGGAGCGCTCGACGGCGCGGTCGATGAGCTCGGCACCCCTCGCGACCGTGCGGGTCAGCTCGTCGGCCCGTGAGTCGACGATCCAGGACGGGTCGGCGAGCACGGGACGGGTGCGGAGGGTCGCGAGTCGGTCGATCTCGTGACCGAGCAACGAGGTCACCCGGGAGGACAACCGGACGCGGGCCTGCTGCACGCGAGCGAACTCCTCCGCGACGTCGGGGACGACCCGCTTGGCGGCGTCGGTCGGTGTGGAGGCGCGGAGGTCGGCGACGTCGTCGAGCAGTGGGCGGTCCGCCTCGTGGCCGATGGCGCTCACGAGGGGCGTGGTGCAGGCGGCCGCGGCTCGGACCACGCGTTCGTCGCTGAACCCGAGGAGGTTCTGGAAGTCGCCGCCCCCACGCGCGACGATGATGACGTCGACCTCGGGGTCGGCGTCGAGCGTCTGGAGAGCGCTCACGACGTCGCCGGGGGTGCGGTCACCCTGGACGGCTGCGTGGACGACGCGGAACCGGACCGACGGCCAGCGCAGCTCCGCGTTGCGCAGGACGTCCTTCTCGGCGTCGGAGTCCTTGCCGGTGACCAGCCCGATGCACTGCGGAAGGAACGGGAGCGGCCGCTTGCGCGACGCGTCGAAGAGCCCCTCGTCGGCGAGCTGCCGACGGAGTCGTTCGAGTCGCTCGAGGAGGTCGCCGATGCCGACGTGCTTCATCGCCATGACCTGCATGGTGAGCGTGCCGCCCTTGAGCCAGTAGTTCGGCTTGACCAACGCGATCACGTGGTCGCCCTGCTTGAGGTCGGCGGGGATCTTCGCGCGGACTGACGACCAGATGGTGAACCCGACCGTCGCATCGATCTCGAGGTCTTTGAGCTTGCCGTAGACGTTGCCGCCCGAGGCGCCCCACTGCGTGATCTCGCCCTCGACCCAGACCGTGCCGAGGCGGTCGATGTAGTCGCGGAGCTTCGTGCCGAGGAGCGCGACCGGCCAGGGGGCTTCCATGGTGGCCGGTGCATCGCTCATCCCTCAAGCCTAGCCGCGAGCACCGACGGCGCGGGGTCGCGGACCACCCGACCGTTCACGGCCGACTCCCGAGCGCTGCCGCGTAGAATCCACACGTGACCGATCTCCGCGACGCCCCAGCCATCGGCCTCGGCATGCCGAGGCTCCGACGCATCGCCGGACGCCTCGCAGACCTCCCCGTCGCCGGCGAGAAGCGCGTCCTGCTCGCCGCCCCTCGTGGTTACTGCGCCGGCGTGGACCGCGCGGTCGTCGCCGTCGAGAAGGCGCTCGAGCACTATGGCGCGCCGGTGTACGTCCGGAAGCAGATCGTCCACAACGTGCACGTCGTCGATCAGCTCGAGGCCCAGGGCGCGGTGTTCGTGGAGGAGGTCGACGAGGTGCCGTCCGGCGCGCACATCGTCTTCAGTGCGCATGGCGTCTCGCCAGCTGTGGTCGATGCCGCCGCCGACCGCGGACTGCTCGCGATCGACGCCACCTGCCCGCTCGTCACCAAGGTGCACCGCGAGGCCGTACGCTTCGCCCGCGACGACTACGAGATCCTGCTCATCGGACACGAGGGGCACGAGGAGGTCGAGGGGACGGCCGGTGAAGCGCCCGACCACGTCACGCTCGTGACGAGCCCGGAAGCCGTCGACGACCTCGTCGTCGCCGACCCCGACAAAGTCGTGTGGCTCTCGCAGACCACGCTGTCGGTGGACGAGACCATGGAGACGGTCCGCCGCCTGCGCGAGCGGTTCCCGAAGCTCCAGGATCCGCCGAGCGACGACATCTGCTACGCGACCCAGAACCGTCAGGTCGCCATCAAGAAGGTGGCCCAGGACGCTGACCTCGTGATCGTGGTCGGGTCGGCGAACTCCTCGAACTCGGTGCGCCTCGTGGAGGTCGCCCTCGAGTACGGCGCGAAGGCCGCCTACCGCGTCGACTACGCGCACGAGATCCAGCAGGCCTGGCTCGACGGCGTCGTCACGGTCGGTGTCACCAGCGGCGCCTCCGTGCCGGAGGTCCTCGTCGACGAGGTCCTCGAAGAACTCTCCGGAGCCGGCTACGGCGCGGTGCAGGAAGTCAAGACGGCCGAGGAGGACCTCATGTTCTCCCTGCCGAAGGAGCTGCGCAAAGACCTTGCCGGCACGACCGATCCGCGCGCCCTGGGAGGGCGTCGACCATGAGCGAATCCCGCCCCCGTCCGCAGTTCGGTGAGTACGCGCCCCCCGAGGAGCAGCGTGCCCGGATCGCCGAGCCCATCGACGAACAGCGGGCGGAGGAGCTCGGCATCGCAACGGTCGTCCCCGTCGAACGGCAACCGCGGCAGCAGCAGGAGCCGACCCTCCGCGAGCAGACGCGTGAGCAGGCGCATGAGCCTGGGGTGGTGCAGCCGGGCGCTCCGACCGTGGCCGCCCGACGACCCGTCGCCGGAGACCGGATCGCGACGTCTATCCTGCTCGGACTCGGCCTCGTCGGCCTGATCGTGACCATGCCGGGTCTGCTCGACCTCCCCGGCCTGATCCGCCCTGCACTCGTGCAGATGGGTGTCTCGGGGTACTCCTCGGACGGTCTCGCGAGCGCCATGGGCATCCTGGCGCTCGGTCTCCAGATCGCCCTGTGGGTGGGCGCCATCATCCTGTCGAGCCGGTCCCTCCGCGCGGGTCGACTGACCTTCTGGATCCCGCTCGTCGCCGGTGTCGCAGCGAACCTGGTCGTGGTGATCTGTCTCGCCGTGGCCATGGGGGCCGACCCGGCGTTCATGGAGTACGTCCGCTCGCAGCAGCCGTAGTCGTCCACACACGAAGAACGGGCCCGGCAGCGATGCCGGGCCCGTTCTGTTGGTGCAGGTGACTAGGAGGTGCTGGTGCCGTACGAGCCGAGCTGCTTCGTCGACTCCAGGACGCGAGCGGCCATCGCCGACTCGGCGACTTTGCCCCAGGCGCGCGGGTCGTACACCTTCTTGTTGCCGACCTCGCCGTCGAGCTTCAGCACACCCTCGTAGTTCGAGAGCATGTAGCCGGCGATCGAGCGGGTGAACGCGTACTGCGTGTCGGTGTCGATGTTCATCTTGACGACACCGTTCGCGACGGCCTCGGCGATCTCGGCGTCGGTGGAACCCGACCCGCCGTGGAAGACGAGGTCGAGCGGCTTGGGGCCGTGGCCGTACTTGGCGGTGAGGCCGTCCTGGATGGTCTTCAGCAGTTCGGGCTGGAGCTTGACGTTGCCGGGCTTGTAGACGCCGTGCACGTTGCCGAAGGTGAGGGCGGCCATGTAGCGACCCTGCTCGCCGAGGCCGAGCGCCTCGACGGTCGCGATGGCGTCGTCGAGCGTGGTGTACAGGTGCTCGTTGATGTCGTGGCTGACGCCGTCCTCTTCGCCGCCGACGACGCCGATCTCGACCTCGAGGATGGCGTTGATGGCCTTGGTGCGCTTCAGCATCTCGGTCGCGATCTCGAGGTTCTCCGTGAGCGGGACCGCCGAGCCGTCCCACATGTGGGACTGGAAGATCGGGTTGCGACCGGCCTTGACCTCTTCTTCGGAGGCGGCGATGAGCGGCATGACGAAGCCGTCGAGCGCGTCCTTCGGGCAGTGGTCGGTGTGGAGCGCGACGGTGACGGGGTAGTTCTTGGCGACCTCGGTCGCGAACTTCGCGAAGGCGATCGCGCCGGCGGCACGGTTCTTCACGGTGTGGCCGGCGAAGTAGTCGGCGCCGCCCGTGGTGACCTGGATGATGCCGTCGGAACCGGCCTCGGTGAGGCCCTGGAGGACGGAGTTGATGGTCTGGCTGCTCGAGACGTTGAACGCCGGGTACGCGAA
This region includes:
- a CDS encoding 4-hydroxy-3-methylbut-2-enyl diphosphate reductase — protein: MPRLRRIAGRLADLPVAGEKRVLLAAPRGYCAGVDRAVVAVEKALEHYGAPVYVRKQIVHNVHVVDQLEAQGAVFVEEVDEVPSGAHIVFSAHGVSPAVVDAAADRGLLAIDATCPLVTKVHREAVRFARDDYEILLIGHEGHEEVEGTAGEAPDHVTLVTSPEAVDDLVVADPDKVVWLSQTTLSVDETMETVRRLRERFPKLQDPPSDDICYATQNRQVAIKKVAQDADLVIVVGSANSSNSVRLVEVALEYGAKAAYRVDYAHEIQQAWLDGVVTVGVTSGASVPEVLVDEVLEELSGAGYGAVQEVKTAEEDLMFSLPKELRKDLAGTTDPRALGGRRP
- a CDS encoding DUF6264 family protein; the encoded protein is MSESRPRPQFGEYAPPEEQRARIAEPIDEQRAEELGIATVVPVERQPRQQQEPTLREQTREQAHEPGVVQPGAPTVAARRPVAGDRIATSILLGLGLVGLIVTMPGLLDLPGLIRPALVQMGVSGYSSDGLASAMGILALGLQIALWVGAIILSSRSLRAGRLTFWIPLVAGVAANLVVVICLAVAMGADPAFMEYVRSQQP
- the xseA gene encoding exodeoxyribonuclease VII large subunit, whose protein sequence is MSDAPATMEAPWPVALLGTKLRDYIDRLGTVWVEGEITQWGASGGNVYGKLKDLEIDATVGFTIWSSVRAKIPADLKQGDHVIALVKPNYWLKGGTLTMQVMAMKHVGIGDLLERLERLRRQLADEGLFDASRKRPLPFLPQCIGLVTGKDSDAEKDVLRNAELRWPSVRFRVVHAAVQGDRTPGDVVSALQTLDADPEVDVIIVARGGGDFQNLLGFSDERVVRAAAACTTPLVSAIGHEADRPLLDDVADLRASTPTDAAKRVVPDVAEEFARVQQARVRLSSRVTSLLGHEIDRLATLRTRPVLADPSWIVDSRADELTRTVARGAELIDRAVERSQREVTELRAHLRALSPQRTLDRGYAIVQRADPEAGVPGGAVIRAEGDAPAGTELLVTLASGAIGASSTGPATAAARTDDE
- a CDS encoding exodeoxyribonuclease VII small subunit, translated to MPTPSDVQELSYEQARDELVRVVSELEQGSASLEDSLRLWERGEQLAQRCEEWLIGAKARLDAARAAQLGSGTPDASR
- the fbaA gene encoding class II fructose-bisphosphate aldolase, whose amino-acid sequence is MPVATPEQYAAMLDKAKSNGFAYPAFNVSSSQTINSVLQGLTEAGSDGIIQVTTGGADYFAGHTVKNRAAGAIAFAKFATEVAKNYPVTVALHTDHCPKDALDGFVMPLIAASEEEVKAGRNPIFQSHMWDGSAVPLTENLEIATEMLKRTKAINAILEVEIGVVGGEEDGVSHDINEHLYTTLDDAIATVEALGLGEQGRYMAALTFGNVHGVYKPGNVKLQPELLKTIQDGLTAKYGHGPKPLDLVFHGGSGSTDAEIAEAVANGVVKMNIDTDTQYAFTRSIAGYMLSNYEGVLKLDGEVGNKKVYDPRAWGKVAESAMAARVLESTKQLGSYGTSTS
- a CDS encoding DUF4245 domain-containing protein — translated: MKDTKPPRVVAELGRPETPQETADRKAENSRLYRSRKTVNNLVLSLLATVGLVVVIVLAVPRGEAPERPTVDYAQLAGQAQPDLPVPLLTPELGDEWGSNYADVRTAASPVAGTPDIRSWNVGLISPDDEFVGLVQGVDANDTWLLAELDEARPTGTVTIDGVEWVEYANGSGSDDGNVAYALSTVAGRSTIAVFGTAKSEYVLDVARSVRTGVTANLDAPSGAPAETDSE